The proteins below come from a single bacterium BMS3Abin08 genomic window:
- a CDS encoding lemA family protein — MSKGLKIFLIVLVIFLFSVSGSIGWGIAQYNKVITMDEQVKAQWAQVENQLKRRYDLIPNLVETVKGYAKHEKELFENIAEARTKYFQAKTVGAKIQASRGLEGVLSRLLLLKEAYPELKANESFLKLQDSLEGTENRIAVERKRYNDAVRALNTYRRTVFGRFFASLAGVGEAEYYEIPTAEKATPKVKF, encoded by the coding sequence ATGAGTAAGGGATTGAAGATCTTTCTGATCGTGCTTGTAATTTTTCTGTTTTCCGTATCAGGCAGCATCGGCTGGGGGATTGCACAGTACAACAAGGTGATTACCATGGATGAACAGGTGAAGGCACAGTGGGCCCAGGTTGAAAACCAGCTGAAGAGGCGGTATGACCTGATACCCAATCTCGTTGAGACGGTAAAGGGGTATGCGAAACACGAGAAGGAACTCTTTGAGAATATAGCTGAGGCGAGGACAAAGTATTTTCAGGCAAAAACCGTCGGTGCGAAAATCCAGGCCTCACGCGGACTTGAAGGTGTGCTTTCACGCCTGCTCCTACTTAAAGAGGCCTATCCTGAGTTGAAAGCCAATGAGTCTTTCCTTAAGCTTCAGGACAGTCTTGAGGGTACGGAGAACAGGATCGCCGTTGAGAGGAAACGTTATAATGATGCAGTCCGTGCCCTTAATACATACAGGAGGACCGTGTTTGGAAGGTTCTTTGCCTCTTTGGCAGGAGTAGGTGAGGCAGAGTACTATGAGATACCTACGGCTGAGAAGGCAACGCCAAAGGTGAAATTTTAG